In Pseudomonadota bacterium, a single genomic region encodes these proteins:
- a CDS encoding glucose-6-phosphate isomerase: MLKFDFSNLMADSVGQSDGLTANDISALAESAKGAHQKFNGWRESREAIFFDVVNDPDLTRGIADKASEIASRFENLVVLGIGGSALGLRCLAQALLPAQWNLRTSEARGRKPRIFVCDNIDPDAFSGLLDTIGAERTCFMVISKSGGTTETAAQYLVARGRLKAALGDRWKKNVIAVTDPARGVLREIVQKEGLDSFPVPPMLGGRFSVLCSVGLLPAACLGIDIEAMLQGARDMAKRCSAATLDENPAYRIGGFQHWFDAKKRKNISVMIPYSDSLMLASDWYAQLWAESLGKEGKGSTPVKALGATDQHSQVQLYMEGPRDKVFTFLGVERFRADDSATRISDAEGAYAYLNGKDMGEILRAEQQATTKALASQGRPSMTVSFPAVDARHMGEFFMAYETATAFAGALYGVNPFDQPGVELGKKLTREMLAKA, encoded by the coding sequence ATGCTCAAATTCGACTTTTCCAATCTAATGGCGGACTCGGTGGGCCAAAGCGACGGCCTGACCGCAAACGACATCTCCGCCCTGGCGGAGTCCGCAAAGGGGGCCCACCAGAAGTTCAACGGCTGGCGCGAGAGCAGGGAGGCCATATTCTTCGACGTGGTGAACGACCCTGACCTCACGCGGGGGATCGCGGACAAGGCCTCGGAGATCGCATCCCGCTTCGAGAACCTGGTCGTGCTCGGGATCGGCGGCTCGGCGCTGGGGCTGCGCTGCCTCGCCCAGGCGCTGCTGCCCGCGCAGTGGAACCTGCGCACGAGCGAGGCGCGCGGCAGAAAGCCCAGGATATTCGTCTGCGACAACATCGACCCCGACGCCTTCTCAGGGCTCCTCGACACCATAGGCGCGGAGCGCACCTGCTTCATGGTGATCAGCAAATCGGGCGGCACCACGGAGACCGCGGCGCAGTACCTCGTGGCAAGGGGGCGACTGAAGGCTGCGCTCGGCGACCGGTGGAAGAAAAACGTCATCGCCGTGACCGACCCGGCCAGGGGGGTGCTCCGCGAGATCGTGCAAAAGGAGGGGCTCGATTCGTTCCCCGTGCCCCCCATGCTCGGCGGCCGCTTCTCCGTGCTCTGCTCGGTGGGCCTGCTCCCCGCAGCGTGCCTCGGCATTGACATCGAGGCCATGCTCCAGGGCGCGCGCGACATGGCGAAGCGCTGCTCAGCGGCCACGCTCGACGAGAACCCGGCATACAGGATAGGCGGGTTCCAGCACTGGTTCGACGCGAAAAAGCGAAAGAACATAAGCGTCATGATCCCCTACTCCGACTCGCTCATGCTCGCCTCCGACTGGTACGCCCAGCTCTGGGCCGAGAGCCTGGGCAAGGAGGGAAAGGGCTCGACCCCTGTCAAGGCGCTCGGAGCGACCGACCAGCACTCGCAGGTCCAGCTCTACATGGAGGGGCCGCGGGACAAGGTCTTCACGTTCCTGGGGGTGGAGCGATTCCGCGCCGACGACTCGGCAACGCGCATCTCCGACGCGGAGGGGGCGTACGCCTACCTCAACGGCAAGGACATGGGCGAGATACTGAGGGCCGAGCAGCAGGCCACGACAAAGGCGCTCGCGTCGCAGGGGCGGCCCAGCATGACAGTGAGCTTCCCGGCGGTGGACGCCCGCCACATGGGGGAGTTCTTCATGGCCTACGAGACCGCGACCGCGTTCGCTGGAGCGCTCTACGGGGTGAACCCGTTTGATCAGCCCGGCGTGGAGCTCGGGAAGAAGCTCACCAGGGAGATGCTCGCCAAGGCCTGA